The Chitinophaga caeni genome segment CTATCGCGAAAAATACGAATGGGTATTCAGGAGCCGACCTTAAGGCGATCATCGATATTGCAACGGAAGATAAATTATTAGAAGCCTTGCAAACCGGTAAGCCGCAACCCATTACCCAGAAAGACTTGTTAAAGGCTAGCAAAAACCATAAGGCAACTACCCGGGAATGGTTCAATACAGCCCGTAATTATGCCATGTATTCCAACGAATCCGGCATATACAACGAAGTATTGAAATATCTAAATATTAAAAAATAAGCATGGCCGAGTTACTAAAAAGGGCGTGGATATTACTAGAACAGAACCGGTTCCAAGAAGCCATCAATACGTTGCATGACTATTTAGGTGAATATAGCAATGATGTGGAAGCGCTTTACATGTTGGCAGTTTGTTATTTAGAAAGCGAACGCTACCAAGATGCCCATAATATCATAGAAGCAGCATTAGCAATAGATCCGGGAGATTCCAGGTTGCATTACCTGAAAGCTCGCTACATGATGGATCAAAAAAAATATAAGGATGCTGAACTACATATCAGCGATGCGATTGCCATCGATCCTACTGTTCCTACTTACTATGCTACGTGGAGCCAATTACTCTTATTTCAAAAAAAATTCCAAGAGGCGCTAACAAAAGCTGAAGAAGGACTCTCTTTTAACCCGGAGGATGAAACCTGTCTTAATTTGCGTTCACACGCACTGTTTAACCTCGATCAAAAAGAAGCTGCCTTCGAAGGTTTATACGAAGCCTTGGAGCATAATCCCGAGAATGCTTACACCCATGCCAACATCGGATGGAAAACGCTCGAAGCAGGGAATCATAACAAGGCCTTAGAGCATTTTAGGGAAGCCTTGAGGAAGGACCCTAATTCGCAATGGGCAAAGATGGGTATGGCGCAGGCGATGAAAGCCAAATATTGGTTATACCGGTTATACTTAAAATACTCCTTCTTCATGAGCCGGCAGGGTGGGCGAAGACAATGGTTCATTATTGGCGGTGTTTACCTTGCATCGAGATTGTTAGGCGAATTATCCATTTGGTTGCAAGTCATTTTATTCGTGATCATCGCCTCGACTTGGTTAATTACGCCGATAAGCAATTTGTTCTTGCGTATGAATCCCTACGGCAAATTCCTACTCACGAAAAACGACTTAAATACAGCGGCATACGTTGGATTATTATTAGCCACTTCGGTTGTTTGCGGGATTACTTATGCATTTACCGACCAGGATTTCTTACTCACCGCTTGCGTATACGCCGCGATGATGATGATCCCGATGGGTTCTATGAATGTTCCGGAAAGTAAAAAAGGTAAAAATATATTAAAAGGTATCACGGCTTTAACTGCCATGGCCGCCGTATACGGCATCATTGCAACAGCGCAATTTAATAGTATAGATATTTTTGCATTCTGGTTGCCGTTTATATTGCTATTTATTTACCAGGTTGTAACAAATATTCTTATATCGAGGGAGTCCTAGTAGATATACTCAGCATATCAATTTCCCCCGGGGCAGCTTTACTTATAATACAAAAACATTGTTGTCCGACTAAAAATGCTTTAAAGGTACTTGAATTCCTTACCTGGTCAAGGATATAAGCGAAGGATGACCTATTCAAAATCCCGGGTAAGCCCCGCCGAGAAAACCGTTAAACTTCGCATTTTTAATATCGAACGGTAGCTGGGCCATACGGTAGTACAAAAGCTGGATCGAGCGATCAAATTGGTGGCCGTAATGGCCAATTTGTGCCCTTTTTTGATAGCTTTTTTGGGCAAGCAAAAAAGAACAAGAAACGAGCAGATGAACATTGAATCGAACTATTGAGGGATCAAATTGCTCCCCGGTTAAAATTTAGTCGGACAATAATGATTCAAAAACTGTTCAACAGTATCCCTATAATATTTGAAGCCTTGAAAATCAAAAACTTTCAAGGCTTCAATATTAAAATCCAACAAACTTACCGATCCAAGGCTGCCGCGGCTGCTTCATCAACAAACCAATGCAATTCCCCGTTTACCGGTTTAATTATTTGCGAAGGAAATTTATCGACATTATACGCACCTTCAATAACTTCATGCAAAGTCATGGCCTTGTTATCTCCCGTGGCTAAGAATACGATGCAGGCAGATTGATTCACTACAGGTGCAGTCAAGGTGATGCGGTACATATCTTGCGCTTCCAGGAAAAATGCATCGGCCCATTTCTTCTTTTCATGGATGATAGGCGTACCCGGGAATAACGATAAGGTATGACCATCATCCCCCATGCCCAGTAGAACAAGATCGAAGGTTGTTTCTTCTCCCTTGAAATATTGATGCAAGGTTGCTTCATATTCCTTGGCTGCTACTTTCGGATCACGATCGGTTAGCATGGGATGGATATTCCCAGCTAAAACGGGAACATGATTCAGCAATACATCGAAAGCCATTTTCGCATTATTGCGGGCATCCTCAAATGGAACAGCCCTTTCATCACCCCAGAAAAAATGCAACTTCTGCCATTCGATCATATCGCGGTAAGGCGCTTTAGCCAACAACGTATATAAAGCTTTCGGCGTATTGCCACCGGAAAGCACGAATGTAAAACGTTCCTTGGTTTGCAATACAGATTGGATGTAATTGCATAACCAAGCCGCGAGATTTTCAGAAAGTTGTTGTGCATCTTTCGCTACATGTAATTCCATGAAATGTATTTACAGGTAAAAATCAATTTTATTAAGCCTTTGGATTGGCAATATTAATCCAGGCATGACCATCCTTGGCAATCAATGCGTCTGCATCTTCCGGCCCCCAGGAGCCCGGGGCATAATTTGGAAAATCTTGCGGGGCACGTGCTTGCCATGTTTCCAAGATCGGCATAATTACTTTCCATGCCGCCTCTACCTGGTCTGCTCTCATGAATAGGGTGGCATCCCCTTCCATCACGTCAAGCAATAAGGTTTCGTATGCTTCAGGCGTATGTTCGGAATATGCTTCATCGTAATTAAAGATCATATTCACCGGGTCCAGGGTCATATTTTGGCCCGGGCGTTTTGCCTGGAAGCGGATACGGATATCCATCTCCGGTTGAATGCTGATCGTTAAGCGGTTAGGGCGCCAAGTTTCAGCAGATTCTGCCGGGAAGGCGTAATGCGGCGCCTGGCGGAACTGCAAGGTGATGTGTGTTGCTTTCTCATTCATATACTTACCGGTACGGATATAGAATGGAACGCCTTGCCAGCGCCAGTTATCGATATAAAATTTAACAGCGGCATATGTTTCTACTTCAGACTTCGGATCTACTCCTTTTTCTTCACGGTAACCTACTACTTGCCTGCCTTTCATCCATCCACCGCCATACTGTCCGCGTACTGAATAATCGTGTACTTCATCCTTCTCTATGCGGCGGATAGCATTCAATACATCTACTTTCTTATTACGGATTTCGTTGGCATCGAATGAGACGGGCGCTTCCATGCCGATCATGCACAGCAATTGCAGGATGTGGTTTTGCACCATATCCCTGAGGGCCCCGGAATGCTCATAATAGCCGCCACGGCCTTCTAAACCCACGCTTTCCGCTGCCGTTATCTGTACATGTTCAATAAAGCTCCTGTTCCAAACCGGCTCAAACAAAGCATTTGCAAAACGTAATGCCAGGATATTCTGCACGGTTTCTTTACCGAGATAATGATCGATCCGGTAAATCTGGTCTTCTGCGAATATACTGCCCAGCAATGTATTCAGTTCCTTAGCAGATTCTAGATCGTGCCCGAAAGGCTTTTCCACCACGATGCGGGTGCATTTTTTGTCTGCGCAGAGGTTGAGCGCACCAAGTTTCGGAACGATCTCCGGCACTAATTGGGGCGCTACTGCCAAATAGAAGATCACGTTAGGATGTGTTCCCCATGCGGCTTCTTTCTCTTTCACTATTTGGGAGATGCTTTCATAACTCCCGTCTTTTTCCGCATCTAGTTGTAAATAGCTAACATGTTGGAAAAACTCGGTAAGGTGATTGCCGCCTTTTGCATTTTTACGAGAAAATTTACCGATACCGTCTACTAAACGCGCGCGGTAATCTTCATGGCTATAGTCAGTTCTACCGATTCCTACAATTTCGAATTGTTCAGGCATCCATTCATCCAGGAACAAGTTGTACAAGGCAGGAGTCAATTTCCTCAAGTTCAGGTCGCCACTTCCTCCGAAAATAAATACGATGGAGGCCGGTGGACGTTTATGGTGTAACATGATCAGTTAATATGTAAGATAAAAATGATTTAGTGTGATTGCCATTCGGTATGGAAAGTACCCGGCATGTCGATCCTTTTATAAGTATGCGCACCGAAATAATCCCTTTGAGCTTGTACCATGTTAGTACTCATCCGGGCGCTTCTGAAAGCATCAAAATAAGATAAGGCAGCCAAGAATCCCGGTGAAGCGATACCGTTTAATGCGGCATAAGCAATCACGGAGCGGGTGCCATCTACCTTGGTTTTAACGATACTTGCCATCCCTTCATCCAATAAGATATTTACTAAAGCAGGGTTGGCGGTAAATGCCTTGAAGAAGTCTTCCAACAAGGTGGAGCGGATAATACATCCACCACGCCATACGCGGACTACTTCCGGCATATCGATATCCATTGCCAGCTCTTTGGAAGCGGTTTGCAACATTGCCAAACCTTGAGCATAACTCATGATAGTAGCGAATTGCAGCGCATCCCAAACTTCGGAAACGAAAGTGTCTATATCTCCCGGAATATTGGTAGGCACCACCGGGTAGATTTTCGAGGCATCCAGGCGCTCTTCCTGCAAGGAAGAAATGTTCCTGGCAGCTACGGCAGCATCGATAACGGTAACGGGGACCGGTAAATCTAAAGCATCTTGCGAGGTCCATTTACCTGTTCCTTTGGCCCCGGCCCTATCATCGATCATATCGAGCAGGCGATTACCAGTTTTATCGTCAGGTTGTAAGAAAATATCCTTGGTGATTTCCAGCAGGAAAGAAGGTTGTTCCTTGTTCCAACGGGCAAAAATATCGTGTAGTTGATCGTTATCCAGTTTGGCCCCATATTTCATCAACGCATAGGCTTCGCTGATCAGCTCCATGATTCCGTACTCGATGCCGTTATGCACCATCTTAACGAAATGACCGGCGCCACCTTTTCCAAGGTAGGCTACGCATGGGCTATCGCCAACTTTTGCCGCGATAGATTCCAAGATGGGCTTTAAATGTGCATAGGCTTCCTTATCGCCACCGGGCATAATGCTCGGACCCGTGCGGGCGCCATGCTCTCCACCGGAGATACCAACACCTATAAAATGAATGCCCTGTTCCTTTAATGCATTAGCCCTGCGGAGCGTATCGGTATAATGGGTGTTCCCACCATCCATGATTACATCACCCGGTTCTAATAAAGGGATGAGAGATTCGATGACATCATCCACCGGCTTACCGGCAGGCACCAACATCATCAGTTTCCTGGGGCTTTTCAAGCTTTTCACCATTTCTGAAAGCTCGTTCACACCCTTCACGGTTGTACCGGGGGTGGCGGCTTGCTCGGTGGCTTGAGTTTTTTCACTGTCTTTATCGAACCCGATTACCGAGAAACCGTGATCCGCGACATTGAGTAAAAGGTTACGGCCCATTACGCCTAACCCAATCATTCCAAAATCGTATAAGCTGTTTGCCATAAAGTTTAATCGCTAGACTATGATCCGACAAAATTAGGCTTTTTAGTGGAAGGTCAAGGTTTTAGCCTAAAGTCTTGATTTTAAGGAACGCTTGGCCCTAGTATTACCGCCACGTAAAAACAGCCACCATGGCACTTATACAAGATTTCTACCCGGTAAAAAATAAAAACCAGGCACTTGTCATTTAATAAAAAAGAAGCATTTAGCAAGGGTTGACAATAATCTTTACAATCCTATTTCAATGACCGTTTTACCACGGGCCTTCCCGTTTTTACTGAGGGCCACTGCTTCGGGAGCTTCTTTTAGGGAAATGATATTTCCCACGGGCACGATGATTTTCTGTTGATCTATCATATTAGATAATTCGTCCAAGGCTTCGGGACTACCCTTGGTTTCAAAATTACCGCCTTTGAGCCCTTTAGACCGGATGGCTTCGGCATTAGCCACGAATAAAGTTGTGAGGGCGGTGCCACCGGGTTTTACTAAACCGCACATTTTATCAAACTCCTCCGCATTGCTCACGAGGTCAATTAATCCGTCTACCCCTTCCGGATGTTTTACCTGCGCTTGGGGAATTACAGGGGCCTTCGTATGATCTATGATTTCCTTGGCGCCGAGATCCAGCATTCTTTGATAATTAGCCGGGCTGGCAGTAACAACCGTATAAAGACCAAGGGCTGCCGCAATTTCGGTGGTAAAGGAACCTACGCCCCCCGTTGCTCCAACAATCAATAGTTTTTGGCCAGGTTTTAACCCCAGCTTTTCCAGCAATTGCATGGCCGTCATACCCGCGGTAGGGATTGCGGCTGCCGTTGTCAGGGGAATAGATTTGGGGGCGATGGTAATACCCACCTTCTCGGGAACGCTGATATATTCCGCATAAGAGCCTTCCCCGATGGGCTTATGAATAAACTGGCCGTAAACTTTATCACCCGCTTGGAAACGCGTGACTCCCTCGCCTACTTCCTCCACGATCCCGGCGCCATCAACCCCCATAATTAGAGGGAAAACATGCGGCATATGTCCCTCCATAATACCATCCGTCAGTTTCCAATCGTAAGGATTCATACCGGCTGCGGCCATCTTAACGAGGATATGACCGGGGGAAACTTGGGGCTTGGGGAGTTCCATCAATTCCGGGGTGGACTTAAAGGCTTTTACGGCAACAGCTTTCATGGCATTCTATTTTAACATTATTCTTGAAGCAGATATATAAATATATTGAATTAGTGTTGATATTCATTTCTACTGCATAAAAAATACCAAAATATCAGTATTGTTAAACAACACTAAAATGAGAATCTTTGTTCTTTACAATCACCTACAATATGAGAATAACCTATACTAAGGCAATATGCATCTTGGCTATCTACATCGTTTCCCCATTCAAGCTGGCCGCGCAGAAGAAAGAAAGTGACATCGAAATTGCAAAGCTGAAAGGCAAGGTATCATCTCTTGAAATATTCAAATATTATACAGATGATCTTGAAGAAACGGATCTCAATAAACTCAAAGACATTTTTAAAATGGATATCCGTTTTAATGTTAACGGGTACTTTACAGGATCAGTTAGCTATGAGTATAAAAACAATCAATTCAATAGTAAGGACATCATGGAATACAATTATGATCCGATTAACAAGAAAATAATTGTCACCCTGCCCCAATCCAATACAACGATGATCGTCGAGTATTTAGACAATAAAGAAATCTCTAAAGAAAATTACTATAAAGATGGCAAGCTTACGGAAACGAAAGAATATGTTTACGATGCCAAAGGGAACCTAACAACCGTACAATACACATACCCTGGAAAGGAAAGAATTCTCAGTAAAAAATACGATAGTAAGGGTCAAATCATTCAAGAAACCGATGCCGATAATAAAACGACACATTATGTTTATAATGATAAGAATCAAGTAACTCAAAAAAGTTTTTATACTTACAATACCCTGGATGCAATCGAAACTTTTAACTACACTAAAACAGGAAAGGAAAGCACCCACGCGTATTATGACAATGAAAAAAAGTTAAAGGTAGTGGAGGCTTTTTATTATAATAGCAAAGACAGCCTGGTTACCGATTCCATATTTGATGGAAACTGGAAATTCCTCCGGTCGGTATCTGCAAGTTACAATACGGCGGGGCTAGAAAGTCATATCGTGTTAAAAGATGCCGAAGGAACAATACTACAGGAGTTAACTATAGAATATGATCAACATAAAAATCCTGTTAAAAAAGTTACCATAGAGCCAGGCAAACTAATTTTAGTTGAGAATAAAAAGTATACTTATTATAAATAGTCCCAAATCAGAAGAAAGATTGATTGTTGAATCCTCTATTTTTGTAAGGCCTGCTATTTGAAAGCTCAAATATGCAGGCCTTTTACCATGAACTTTTTCGACATACACGATATCGCATGGGAACCATTCGGTTACCAACTCAGCTTTGTTGAATTGGCGGGTACTGTTGCCGGTATTTTTTCGGTATGGCTGGCAGCCAAGGAAAATAAACTCACCTGGGTAGCTACTATTGTTAATGTTATTTGCTTCTTCGCGATATTTTACCAGGTGCAGCTTTATTCCAACATGCTGCTGCAAGTGTATTTTTTCTTCCTAAGTATTTATGGCTGGTTTACTTGGAACCACCAACAAAGGGAAGGCGTACCGGTTCGAAAACTTACAAAGAAACAATGCATTTACTTACTTGTATCAATCCCTATACTAACGGCATGCCTGGGATGGGCAACCCGCTGGATAACAACAAACCATCCAGCATACCTTCAAGCTGTCGCATATCCGTATGTTGACGCCTTTATAGCCATTGCCAGTATCGTGGCCAATACCTTGTTAGCAAAAAGGATAATTGAGAACTGGATTTTATGGATAATAATAGATGTATTTTGTATTTACCTCTACGCACAACAAGGCATACTCCTCGTAATGCTTGAATATGCCCTATTCTTAATACTATCCTCGTATGGATATTTCGCCTGGAGAAAGGAATTGAATAATGATTCCAGGTAATCCAGATCCGCATAAATCCGCAAATCCAAATTAATCCTGGTACCGGATCAGGGGTGCGACCTTCTTCAACTCATCGTATTCAGCCATCGTAAGAGGGGCAACACTACAAGCATTCACAACATCTTTCAACTGTTCCATGGTACGGATACCCACAACGGCACTGGTTGTAGCAGGGTTCTGCGTTACGAACTGTATCGCCGTTTGCGCGGCGGAACGGTGATCTTCCTTGGTCGACATCGACCTTACAACATCTGCAACCTGCTTCACAGTTTCCAGGCTATGCGATAAAAAGGTTGCAGGTTCTTTATTGACTAACAACCCCTTGGCCAAACTCCCCCTCGCTAATACACCGATCCCTTTTTCGAGCAATAAAGGCAAGCAGCTTTCTTCAGGCCTGCGATCAAGCAATCCGTATTGCATCATCACGCTGGCAATATTCGACTTTTCTACATAAGTCTTAATTACTTTCGGACGGATGGATGAAATCCCGTAATGGAGAATTTTACCTTGTTGTTGTAACAATTCGAAGGCTTCAATGACTTCATCTATATTATCTTCCATCGTTCCACCGTGCAATTGGTACAGATCTATATAATCGGTATGTAAGCGTTTCAAACTCTCATTAACGGCTTTCAATATATGTTCCTTGCTGGCATCCCAATACCAACCGGAACCATCAGGTTTCCACCGGTTTCCTACTTTCGTAGCCAGCACTACTTGGTTGCGCTGCCCGCGCAAAGCCCTTCCCAGGGTAATTTCATTGTAACCCTTGGCATATAAATCAGCCGTATCAAAAAAATTGATCCCCGCTTCAATAGCAGCATGGATAAGTTTTTCATTTTCGGAATCTATCGCGCCTAAACTCATGCAGCCAAATGCGATTTCGCTAACACTTACATCGGTTGATCCCAGGTTCTTATATTTCATCGCTTCATTAATTTTAAACACCCATCAATAATCATCGTTATTTGAATATACGATGATTGCCGTTTTCTGCAAAAAGAAAGCATCGGCAGGTAAATTTCGGAATAGTTGAACGGAATCAAGGCAGATTTTCTTAAATTACGGCTATCCTACATCATACGCCAAGCCATTTATCATCAAAATCTCAACTATGCATCTCACTGCAAGAGAATCGGAAAAATTGCTGTTGTACTTGGCGGGAGAACTGGCGGCAAAACGCAAAGCCCGCGGTTTAAAATTAAATTACCCGGAGGCTGTGGCCTACATCAGCAGCCACCTACAGGAAGCTGCCCGCGACGGGAAATCGGTCGCGGAATTAATGCAATACGGCACTACTATCCTCAGGGCCGGGGATGTAATGGAAGGCGTTGCACAAATGATCCATGAAATCCAGATCGAGGCCACATTCCCTGACGGGACCAAACTCGTTACCGTACATCACCCGATTCAATAAAATAATTATTTATGATACCAGGCGAATACTTTATTAAGCCAGGAGAGATCACCGCGAATAAAGGTCGCGAGCCTATCCGCATAACCGTTCTGAATACCGGCGATCGCCCCATCCAGGTGGGCGCTCATTTTCATTTCTTCGAGGTCAACAAGATGATGGCTTTCGAACGCGATAAAGCGTTCGGTATGCGGCTCAATATCCCGGCAGGGAATGCCGTTCGTTTTGAGCCCGGTGAAGAGAAAAGCATAGAGCTCGTTCCATTCGGCGGCAAGCAGGTCGTTCGAGGATTTAACAATCTTGTGAATGGATCCACCAAGGATAATGCCACCAGGGAAAAAAGTATCGCGAAAGCACATCAACTCAACTTTAAATTTAAATCATCATGAGTCTTTCCATATCGAAAGAAAAATATGTTAGCATGTACGGGCCAACCGTTGGTGATAAAGTGCGCTTGGCCGATACGGAGCTGATTATTGAAATCGAACAGGATTTAAATGTCCATGGCGATGAAAGCAAATTCGGCGGGGGAAAATCCGTTCGCGACGGGATGGCTCAATCCGCTTCGGCATTACGTTCTGAAGGTGTGCCCGACCTGGTGATCACCAACGTAATGATTATCGATCACTGGGGAATCGTAAAAGCTGATATCGGTGTAAAAGATGGGAAGATCGTAGCGATCGGGCAAGCCGGGAACCCTGACACGATGGATGGCGTACACCCGCAATTGGTAATCGGCGCAGCTACGGAGGTGCATAACGGCAGCCACCTCATTGCTACGGCAGGCGGCATCGATACACATATTCACTTCATCTGCCCGCAACAAATCGACCATGCCTTGTTTAGTGGCATTACCACGATGATCGGTGGTGGTACGGGACCCGCCGATGGCACCAATGCCACGACGGTAACACCGGGCGCTTGGAATATTGAAAGGATGCTGCAAGCCGCGGAAGCGTATCCCGTGAACCTAGGCTTTTTCGGTAAAGGGAACTGTGCCAGCACGGCCCCTTTAATAGAGCAAGTCGAAGCCGGCGCATTAGGATTAAAATTGCATGAAGACTGGGGTTCCACTCCTGCAACTATCGATGCGGCGCTCAGCGTTGCCGACCAGATGGATATTCAAATCGCGATACATACGGATACACTGAATGAAGCGGGTTTCGTAGAAGATACGATTCAAGCCATCAACGGAAGGGTCATCCATACTTTTCATACGGAAGGAGCAGGCGGTGGCCATGCACCGGATATTATCCGCATCGCTTCGTATCCCAATGTACTTCCTTCGAGTACCAACCCTACCCGGCCATTCACCGTAAATACGATCGATGAACACCTGGATATGTTGATGGTATGCCATCATCTCGATAATAAAGTTCCCGAAGATGTTGCTTTTGCCGATTCAAGAATACGCCCGGAAACGATCGCGGCAGAAGATATCCTGCACGATATGGGCGTGTTCAGCATCATGAGTTCGGATTCGCAGGCGATGGGGCGCGTGGGAGAAGTGATTACCCGTACTTGGCAAACCGCGCATAAAATGAAAGTGCAAAGGGGGGCTTTAAAGGAAGATGAAGGGCACGAAAATGATAATTTCCGGGTCAAGAGATACATTGCAAAATATACGATCAATGCAGCATTGGCACAAGGCATTTCGGAGTACGTAGGATCATTGGAAGTTGGGAAAATTGCCGATATCGTACTGTGGAAGCCTGCTTTCTTCGGCGTTAAACCAGAGATGATCATCAAGGCGGGCGTCATTACGGCATCCAGGATGGGTGACCCGAACGCCTCGATACCGACACCCCAACCTGTTATTTACCGCCATATGTTTGGCGCCCATGGAAAATCTTTGCTACGCAATTGTTTTACATTCGTTTCGCAAGCAGGTATTCAAAATAATATTGCTGAAAAATACGGTTTGCAAAAAACATTATTACCTGTTAAAAATTGCAGGACCGTGAGGAAAAAGGACCTGGTTCATAATGATAAAACGCCCGACATCACGGTTAACCCTGAAACTTACGAAGTTCGCGTAGACGGGGAAAAGATCACTTGCGAGCCATTAGCCGTGCTGCCGATGGCGCAGCGGTATTTTTTATTTTAAATAGGTCGGTTCATGTTGGTTAAAGAGATTGTAGGTAATTTGAAAGATATTTCCGTTGATAAGGAAGAACGGGATATACTAGCCTTGGAATGGTACGAAACTGCCAAACGCATCCAACGGAAACGTAGCAAAAGCGGCCGGGAAATTGCCTTGAAACTGTTGCAAGAAAAAGTACGGCTGTCGCAAGATGACATCATTTGGAAAGATGAGCAATTAATCATCAGTATCGATATTATTCCTTGCGAAGCGATCTTGGTAAAACCGGGAAATATCCAGGAGATGGCAGCTGTTTGTTACGAGATCGGTAATAAGCATTTACCCTTATTCATGGAAGATGAGCAACTGTATATTCCTTACGAAGCGCCCATTTTCAGATGGTTGCAAGCAAGTGGTTATCAACCTACACAAGTACAACATAAATTATTACATCCATTGAATACGACTGTTTCCCCGCATGGGCATGGGGATCATTCATTATTCACTAAAATCTTACAACTTGCAGCAGGAAAATAATTATATAGGTAAATTGTTGCACCTGGCGGATCCGATGCTACCCATCGGCGGATTCTCACATTCGAATGGACTTGAAACATATGTGCAGCGCGGAATCGTAAAAGATGCCACAAGTGCAGAACAATTTGTTAATGATTATATCTGTTGGAATTTGTTATATAATGATGCTGCATTTGTTTACCTATCTTACCAAGCTGCTAAAGCAAAGGATGAAAGCCTGTTACTTTTACTTGATGAAGAATGCGAAGCACTTAAAGCGCCCAAAGAAATCCGTTTGGCTAGTAACAAATTGGCTGCAAGACTGATTAAAATCTTTAAACCATTATATCAATTCCCCTTGATAGATGCTTATGAATTTGCGATCAAGGAAAAATGGGCTACGGGACATTACCCTATTACATACGGAGCATTGGCTGCTTGTCTTGATATACCGGTTGCGGCAGCTTTGCATGCCTTTTATTATAATGTTACGGTTACAACGATCACTAATTGTGTGAAGTTGGTACCGCTGGGGCAGCAGGATGGTCAAGAAATCTTGCATAAGATGTTACCGGTAATCGGGGAGAAAGTACAAGAAACGATGCTGCTCGATCGAGCCATGGTAGGACTTTGTAACGTTAGTTTCGATGTTCGCTGCATGCAGCATGAACGATTATATTCCAGGCTGTATATGTCTTGATCGCCTTAAATACAAATATGTATATGTCAGAAGAAAGAAAATATATAAAAATCGGGGTTGCGGGACCGGTTGGAAGTGGCAAAACTGCCTTAATTGAAAGATTAACCCGCACGATGGCT includes the following:
- the pnuC gene encoding nicotinamide riboside transporter PnuC, producing MNFFDIHDIAWEPFGYQLSFVELAGTVAGIFSVWLAAKENKLTWVATIVNVICFFAIFYQVQLYSNMLLQVYFFFLSIYGWFTWNHQQREGVPVRKLTKKQCIYLLVSIPILTACLGWATRWITTNHPAYLQAVAYPYVDAFIAIASIVANTLLAKRIIENWILWIIIDVFCIYLYAQQGILLVMLEYALFLILSSYGYFAWRKELNNDSR
- a CDS encoding aldo/keto reductase; the protein is MKYKNLGSTDVSVSEIAFGCMSLGAIDSENEKLIHAAIEAGINFFDTADLYAKGYNEITLGRALRGQRNQVVLATKVGNRWKPDGSGWYWDASKEHILKAVNESLKRLHTDYIDLYQLHGGTMEDNIDEVIEAFELLQQQGKILHYGISSIRPKVIKTYVEKSNIASVMMQYGLLDRRPEESCLPLLLEKGIGVLARGSLAKGLLVNKEPATFLSHSLETVKQVADVVRSMSTKEDHRSAAQTAIQFVTQNPATTSAVVGIRTMEQLKDVVNACSVAPLTMAEYDELKKVAPLIRYQD
- the ureA gene encoding urease subunit gamma, whose amino-acid sequence is MHLTARESEKLLLYLAGELAAKRKARGLKLNYPEAVAYISSHLQEAARDGKSVAELMQYGTTILRAGDVMEGVAQMIHEIQIEATFPDGTKLVTVHHPIQ
- the ureB gene encoding urease subunit beta, with product MIPGEYFIKPGEITANKGREPIRITVLNTGDRPIQVGAHFHFFEVNKMMAFERDKAFGMRLNIPAGNAVRFEPGEEKSIELVPFGGKQVVRGFNNLVNGSTKDNATREKSIAKAHQLNFKFKSS
- the ureC gene encoding urease subunit alpha, with the protein product MSLSISKEKYVSMYGPTVGDKVRLADTELIIEIEQDLNVHGDESKFGGGKSVRDGMAQSASALRSEGVPDLVITNVMIIDHWGIVKADIGVKDGKIVAIGQAGNPDTMDGVHPQLVIGAATEVHNGSHLIATAGGIDTHIHFICPQQIDHALFSGITTMIGGGTGPADGTNATTVTPGAWNIERMLQAAEAYPVNLGFFGKGNCASTAPLIEQVEAGALGLKLHEDWGSTPATIDAALSVADQMDIQIAIHTDTLNEAGFVEDTIQAINGRVIHTFHTEGAGGGHAPDIIRIASYPNVLPSSTNPTRPFTVNTIDEHLDMLMVCHHLDNKVPEDVAFADSRIRPETIAAEDILHDMGVFSIMSSDSQAMGRVGEVITRTWQTAHKMKVQRGALKEDEGHENDNFRVKRYIAKYTINAALAQGISEYVGSLEVGKIADIVLWKPAFFGVKPEMIIKAGVITASRMGDPNASIPTPQPVIYRHMFGAHGKSLLRNCFTFVSQAGIQNNIAEKYGLQKTLLPVKNCRTVRKKDLVHNDKTPDITVNPETYEVRVDGEKITCEPLAVLPMAQRYFLF
- the ureE gene encoding urease accessory protein UreE, which translates into the protein MLVKEIVGNLKDISVDKEERDILALEWYETAKRIQRKRSKSGREIALKLLQEKVRLSQDDIIWKDEQLIISIDIIPCEAILVKPGNIQEMAAVCYEIGNKHLPLFMEDEQLYIPYEAPIFRWLQASGYQPTQVQHKLLHPLNTTVSPHGHGDHSLFTKILQLAAGK
- a CDS encoding urease accessory protein UreF, producing MQQENNYIGKLLHLADPMLPIGGFSHSNGLETYVQRGIVKDATSAEQFVNDYICWNLLYNDAAFVYLSYQAAKAKDESLLLLLDEECEALKAPKEIRLASNKLAARLIKIFKPLYQFPLIDAYEFAIKEKWATGHYPITYGALAACLDIPVAAALHAFYYNVTVTTITNCVKLVPLGQQDGQEILHKMLPVIGEKVQETMLLDRAMVGLCNVSFDVRCMQHERLYSRLYMS